The DNA segment AGCAGCCGGTTTGCGGCCTGCTCGACAAGATGCCCGGGTCCGGCGATATACACGTCGGCTGCGTCAAGCGCGGTCGGCTGGCCCAGCAGCTGTTCAACACCATCTCCGGCTCCACCTTCGGCGCCATCTTCGGCAACAACAGGATGATAGTGAAAGTCCTCCAGGGCGTCGTCCCAGGCCCGACACAGATTATGCAGATACAGGTCTTCTTTTCGCTCGACGACCCAGAACAGATCCATGCTGGCGGGGATCTCCAGCGCCATGGCGTGTTCGATGAGGCTCTTGATCGGCGCAAAACCCGCGCCATAGGCAAGGTAGCGCTGTGGACGTTGCGACTCGTGGTTAAACAGAAAACTGCCATGTGGCCCGGTGAGGGTGACCTCGTCTGTCTTTTTGAGGTTATTTGATACTGCCGTGACAAAGGGCGAGTCGTTATCGCAGGGGATATGAAACAGAAGATTGCGGTCATCGCAGGGGCAGCTGGCAATGGCAAGCTCCGCGCTGAGGTTGTCGCCCAGTGTCAGGGTCACGGATTGACCGGCCAGGAATCGCAGTCGCTGTATGCGCGGCGTCTGCAGGTGCATGATGAGTATCTTGTCGGTGGGCCGGCTAATGCCCTTCACCCGGGTGACGATTTCCTGGCTGGGGATGTCGCTTTCGTCGCTGGCCTCCAGGGCCTCGAGCACCACATCCGTCACTGCTGTGCAGGAGCACATCAGCACGTACTGCATGTTTTTTTCGGCCTCGCTGAGCACGTAGTCGTGCTGGCGTGTCTTTTTGACCTCACCGCTGATCACGCGCGCCTTACACAGTCCGCAGTTGCCATTGGTGCAGCCATAGTTCAGCGCCAGCCCGGAGCGTATGCCGGCGTCCAGGATGGAATTGTTGCCCTCCAACCAGAACTCATGATTGCTGGGCTGGATTTTGATGTGTGCAGCCATAATGCGCAGTACCGTATCGTTGGCGAATAGATCGTTGCGGGGATCATTGGGTGTTGCCGGTTCCGACAGGATGCCCACTGTCCAGTGCAATAAACCGTCGATGGCCTTTTTGCTGGGCGCCTCGCCGAGGTCACGCAGGCGCAGGCTGATCTGTTCCAGAATGGTCTGGTATTGTGCCAGGTGGGCACGGGTGGCGGCCAGTTCCCGTCCCAGTTCTGCAACGCGTTCCGTCAGTACATCGGCGCTGGGCAACAGGTGCTCGCGTACCCGTCGGGCAAAGGCATGTTTTTTGATGTACTGGACCCGTTCATATTCGGAGTCATGTTGCAGTTCGGTATCAGGGAACAGCGCCAACAGATCATCGATGCGAATCTTGCCCTCGAAGGTGGCGAGCTTCTGGTCGTGAATTTTACGCTGTAGTGTGCCGCGTGACACGCCGATCAGGCGCGCGGCACGGAACACAGGAATAAGTTGGGGCATGCCCGATGGACCTCAAGTGCTAATGCAACATGTTTAATGTAAAGGATTAGAAACTAGCCGCCCGCTGGCGTAAAGGCAAGGGCTGTGGGCGCATCGTCACATCGCTGTCCTGTTCTGTAAACCGCTGAACTGTGCGCGAGTCGCTGCATTTTTTGTCTCAGCGGACGATATTGTTACCGCCATAGAAGGAGGTATTCATGGGGGCATCAATGGAGCATTACAGATTATGAAATCAACGCGTCGTCGAAGGAAACTCGCCCGTTACGGCGTCGGCAGCCTGCACGCCCGCCTGCACCGTACCCGCCTGCTGGGCCTGATCGCCGATCAGGTGCAGGTCACTCCCCTCAATTTTAATGCGACGGGGCTGGCGTTTCGGCATTCACAACCACTCATCCCCGGGCAGCCCGTGGTGTTTGAGCTGAGCAAGGACCAGCACACGGCGGCCTCGGTGGTGGGTATTGTGCGTTACGCCACGCGCATGGAAAACCATTACCGCTGTGGCGTGGAATTTGATTTTGAGGCCAACGAGCACATGCGTTCCGCGCAGCTACGGGAGACCCTGGCGGTGATCGAGGGACTCCTGCACGGCGTGGTCAATCTCACCACCGCGTAGTCACTCGGCACGCAAGGCCTCCACCGGATCCAGCCGCGCCGCGCGCTGGGCCGGCACCACGCCGGCCAGCAGACCGATCATCACCGCCAGCGCCTCCGCCGCGACCACATACACCCAGGGGGTATGCACCGGCAGGCCGGGCAACGCCAGGGTCAGCAACTGCGCACCTCCCACCCCCAGTAGCAGGCCGACGATGCCGCCGATACCTGCCAGCACCGCGGCCTCCCCCAGAAACAGCGAACCGACCTGCTGACGCTCGGCGCCCAGCGCCCGCAACAGGCCGATCTCCCCGGTGCGTTCGTTGGTGGCG comes from the Gammaproteobacteria bacterium genome and includes:
- a CDS encoding 2Fe-2S iron-sulfur cluster-binding protein; this encodes MPQLIPVFRAARLIGVSRGTLQRKIHDQKLATFEGKIRIDDLLALFPDTELQHDSEYERVQYIKKHAFARRVREHLLPSADVLTERVAELGRELAATRAHLAQYQTILEQISLRLRDLGEAPSKKAIDGLLHWTVGILSEPATPNDPRNDLFANDTVLRIMAAHIKIQPSNHEFWLEGNNSILDAGIRSGLALNYGCTNGNCGLCKARVISGEVKKTRQHDYVLSEAEKNMQYVLMCSCTAVTDVVLEALEASDESDIPSQEIVTRVKGISRPTDKILIMHLQTPRIQRLRFLAGQSVTLTLGDNLSAELAIASCPCDDRNLLFHIPCDNDSPFVTAVSNNLKKTDEVTLTGPHGSFLFNHESQRPQRYLAYGAGFAPIKSLIEHAMALEIPASMDLFWVVERKEDLYLHNLCRAWDDALEDFHYHPVVAEDGAEGGAGDGVEQLLGQPTALDAADVYIAGPGHLVEQAANRLLAAGLPKAQLITTAIDD
- a CDS encoding PilZ domain-containing protein; translation: MKSTRRRRKLARYGVGSLHARLHRTRLLGLIADQVQVTPLNFNATGLAFRHSQPLIPGQPVVFELSKDQHTAASVVGIVRYATRMENHYRCGVEFDFEANEHMRSAQLRETLAVIEGLLHGVVNLTTA